The Lucilia cuprina isolate Lc7/37 chromosome 5, ASM2204524v1, whole genome shotgun sequence genome includes a window with the following:
- the LOC111684278 gene encoding phosphoserine phosphatase codes for MNSTIGLSLGRSATNGCATAAMNGAATCHAVAAATLNGSNLHTMETKCKNPELAAKIIKQSHIVCFDVDSTVIQEEGIDELADYCGKGSEVARVTKEAMGGSMTFQDALKIRLDIIRPSQQQIKDFVKLRPSTLTRNVKRFVEQLKAEGKQVYLISGGFDCLIEPVANELGIPLSHLYANKLFFDYNGEYAAFDIDQPTSKSGGKAVAIAHIRQQYEADTVITMIGDGATDLEAVPPANYFVGFGGNVLRPEVQKRAQYYVTDFDQLMH; via the coding sequence ATGAATTCTACAATTGGATTAAGTCTTGGTCGTTCAGCTACAAATGGTTGTGCGACAGCAGCCATGAATGGAGCCGCCACTTGTCATGCAGTAGCAGCTGCTACACTTAACGGCAGTAATCTTCACACTATGGAGACGAAATGTAAAAATCCCGAACTGGCAGCCAAGATTATTAAACAATCACACATTGTGTGTTTCGATGTTGACTCCACAGTGATCCAAGAAGAAGGTATCGACGAATTGGCCGATTATTGTGGCAAAGGATCAGAAGTAGCTCGTGTTACTAAAGAGGCTATGGGCGGATCGATGACTTTTCAAGATGCCCTTAAAATCCGTCTAGACATTATTAGACCTAGCCAACAGCAAATTAAGGATTTTGTCAAACTACGCCCTAGCACCTTGACACGCAATGTTAAACGTTTCGTAGAACAACTTAAAGCTGAGGGTAAACAGGTCTATCTTATTTCTGGTGGTTTCGATTGTCTCATAGAACCGGTTGCCAACGAGTTGGGTATCCCACTTTCACATTTATATGCCAATAAATTATTCTTCGACTACAATGGCGAGTATGCTGCTTTTGATATAGATCAACCTACTTCCAAATCGGGTGGCAAAGCAGTTGCCATTGCCCATATACGTCAACAGTACGAAGCTGATACAGTGATAACAATGATTGGTGATGGTGCCACCGATCTAGAAGCTGTTCCACCTGCCAATTACTTTGTTGGTTTTGGCGGCAATGTACTGCGCCCTGAAGTACAAAAGCGTGCTCAGTATTATGTAACGGATTTTGATCAATTAATGCATTGa